The Pseudomonas saponiphila DNA window CCTTGTCGTCCAGCTGGCCTTCGCGCAGGCGCTTGCGGAACAGCTGGCGGGTGTTGGAGTCCTGGGCCGGCGCTTCATCGCTGCTGAAGCCCATGCGCGCCGGCGGCAGCAGGGCGTCGAGGATGCGTTCTTCGGCGGCGTCTTCGGCGCGGTGGCGAACCCGGATCATTTCCTGTTCGCGGAACATCTTGATCGCCGCATCGGCCAGGTCACGAATGATCGATTCGACATCGCGACCCACATAACCGACTTCGGTGAACTTGGTGGCTTCGACCTTGATGAACGGTGCATTGGCCAGCTTGGCCAGGCGGCGAGCGATTTCGGTCTTGCCGACACCGGTGGGGCCGATCATCAGGATATTCTTGGGCGTCACTTCAACGCGCAGTTCGGCCGGCAGTTGCATCCGGCGCCAGCGGTTGCGCAGGGCGATCGCGACGGCGCGCTTGGCATCGTCCTGGCCGATGATGTGGCGGTTGAGTTCGTGGACGATTTCGCGGGGTGTCATGGACATAGTAATTGGCGGTCCTCAAGCAAGAATGAATGCCGTGGCGCGAGCGCCGCAACAGGCTTATTCCGCGAGATCCTGCTCCTCGATGGTTTGAGTGTGATTGGTGAATACGCAGATGTCGCCGGCAATGCCCAGGGCCGTCTCGACGATTTCGCGAGCCGACAGGTCGGTCTTTTTCAGCAGGGCGCTGGCCGCGGCCTGGGCGTAGGCGCCACCGGAGCCCATGGCGATCAGGCCATCTTCGGGCTCAACCACATCGCCGTTGCCGGTGATGATCAGGGAGGCGTCCTTGTTGGCGACGGCCAGCATGGCCTCCAGACGGCTGAGGGAGCGGTCGGTGCGCCATTCCTTGGCCAGTTCGACGGCAGCGCGCACCAGGTGACCCTGATGTTTCTCCAGCTGGCCTTCGAAACGTTCGAACAGGGTGAAGGCGTCAGCGGTGGCCCCGGCGAAACCGGCTATAACCTGGCCGTGGTACAGGCGACGGACTTTTTTCGCGTTGCCTTTCATCACGGTGTTGCCGAGAGAAACCTGGCCGTCGCCGCCCATGACGACTTTGCCGTGGCGGCGGACTGAAACGATGGTGGTCAAGGGGAAGTCTCCACACAGCGGGGCGAAAGTGCCCTGATGGAAACTCATATGGGGGTGGCTGGGCGTTTTTCAACCGGAGGTTGTAGCGGGGGACCGACGGTATTTTTTGCAAGCTGCAAGAGCTTCGCGGGCAAGCCCGCTCCTGCGGCGCGTTGTGCAGGAGCGGGCTTGTTCGCGATCGATCGTCTAGCCGTTGGCTTAGCGGCTCTGGCGCTGTTGTAACAGCAGGTTGCTGAAACCGGCGCCGGCCAGTTGCTTCTGGGCCACGGTCAGTTGTTCGCGGTTGCTGAACGGCCCGACCAATACCCGGTACCAGGTTTCTTCCTTCACCGTGCCGGATTCCACCGCCACCGACTGGCCCAGCAGGATGATCTGCGCCCGTACCTTGTCGGCATCGGCTTGCTTGCGGAACGAACCGGCCTGGAGGAAGAACTTGGTCACCGGCGCCGCCTTGGCCACCGGTGGCGCCGGTGGTGGGGTGATGCCGGCCAGGGCGGCCTGGGCCCGCGCGGTGTCGATCTTCGCCGCTTCCGCCGGGGTTACCGGGGTGGTCGGCACCGGTGGCACTTGAGGCGTCGGCAGGGTTTTCTCCGGCACCGCTTCCGGCGGCACTATGACCTCCGATTCCGGCAGCAGGGTATAGAAGTCGTACTTCGGCTTCACCGGTTGCTGCGGGCTCGGCGGGGTCTTGTTGGCCTCGGCGATCTTGCTGGCTTTCTGCTGTTCGATCTTCTCGCGCTTGACGCTGTCGCCGCCCTTGCCCGGTTCGAGCTTCATCAGGAACACGATGAAGGCGCCAATGGTCAGGCCGATGGCCAGCCACAGCCAGCCCGGGATCGGCTTCTTGGCCGGGGCCTGGTAGCGGCTGGCGCCACGCTTGGGTGCAGGTTTTTTCTTGGCAGCCAACTTACATTTGCTCCAGGACTTTGAGGCCCAGCAGTTCCAGACCTTGCTTGAGGGTACGGCGGGTCAGCTCGGTGAGGCGCAGGCGGCTGTGCATCTGCGTCGGCGTCTCGGCCGCCAGGATCGGGCAGTTCTCGTAGAAGCTGGAGAACAGGCCGGCCACGTCGTACAGGTAGGTGCAGAGGATGTGCGGCGTGCCCTTGTCGGCGACGTTGTTGAGGATCTCGCCGAACTGCGCCAGCTTGGCCGCCAGCTCCAGTTCCTGGGGCGCGTGCAGTTCGATCTGGCCGCCGACTTCGCTGAAATCCTTGCCCAGCTTACGGAACACACCGGCGGCGCGGGTGTAGGCGTACAGCAGGTACGGCGCGGTGTTGCCTTCGAAGTTGAGCATCAGGTCGAAGTTGAAGCTGTAGTCGCTGGTGCGGTGCTTGGACAGGTCGGCGTATTTCACCGAATCGATGCCCACCACCTTGGCAATGCTGCGCAGATCGGCTTCCGGCAGTTGCGGGTTTTTCTCCTTGACCAGGGCGTAGGCGCGTTCTTCGGCTTCGGTCAGCAGGTCGATGAGCTTCACCGTACCGCCGTCGCGGGTCTTGAACGGACGGCCGTCAGCGCCGTTCATGGTGCCGAAGCCCATGTGTTCCATCTCCATCGGATGGGTCACGAAGCCGGCCTTGCGGGCCACGGCGAACACTTGCTGGAAGTGCAGGGCCTGGCGCTGATCGACGAAGTACAGGGCGCGATCGGCCTTGAGCGTGCCGCTGCGGTAGCGTACGGCGGCCAGGTCGGTGGTGGCGTACAGGTAGCCGCCATCGGCCTTGACGATGATCACCGGCAGCGGCTCGCCTTCGGCATTCTTGAACTCGTCGAGGAACACGCACTGGGCGCCGTTGCTTTCGACCAGCATGCCCTGGGCCTTGAGGTCGTTGACCACGTTGATCAGGTCATCGTTATAGGCGCTCTCGCCCATGACGTCGGCCATGGTCAGCTTGACGTTGAGCAGCTCGTAGATCTTCTGGCAGTGGGACAGCGAGATGTCCTTGAACTTGGTCCACAGCTCCAGGCAGTCCGGGTCGCCGGCTTGCAGCTTGACCACCAGGCCACGGGCACGGTCGGCAAAGGCTTCGGATTCGTCGAAGCGCTGCTTGGCGGCGCGGTAGAAGTTCTCCAGG harbors:
- the hslV gene encoding ATP-dependent protease subunit HslV — protein: MTTIVSVRRHGKVVMGGDGQVSLGNTVMKGNAKKVRRLYHGQVIAGFAGATADAFTLFERFEGQLEKHQGHLVRAAVELAKEWRTDRSLSRLEAMLAVANKDASLIITGNGDVVEPEDGLIAMGSGGAYAQAAASALLKKTDLSAREIVETALGIAGDICVFTNHTQTIEEQDLAE
- a CDS encoding SPOR domain-containing protein, which produces MAAKKKPAPKRGASRYQAPAKKPIPGWLWLAIGLTIGAFIVFLMKLEPGKGGDSVKREKIEQQKASKIAEANKTPPSPQQPVKPKYDFYTLLPESEVIVPPEAVPEKTLPTPQVPPVPTTPVTPAEAAKIDTARAQAALAGITPPPAPPVAKAAPVTKFFLQAGSFRKQADADKVRAQIILLGQSVAVESGTVKEETWYRVLVGPFSNREQLTVAQKQLAGAGFSNLLLQQRQSR
- the argS gene encoding arginine--tRNA ligase — its product is MKDTIRQLIQQAITQLVTEGVLPEGLTPAIQVENTRDKTHGDFASNIAMMLAKPAGMKPRDLAEKIIAALPAHEDLSKAEIAGPGFINFFQNTQALAARLDAALGDEHLGVRKAGPVQRTVIDMSAPNLAKEMHVGHLRSTIIGDGVARVLEFLGDTVIRQNHVGDWGTQFGMLMAYLEENPITSDELSDLENFYRAAKQRFDESEAFADRARGLVVKLQAGDPDCLELWTKFKDISLSHCQKIYELLNVKLTMADVMGESAYNDDLINVVNDLKAQGMLVESNGAQCVFLDEFKNAEGEPLPVIIVKADGGYLYATTDLAAVRYRSGTLKADRALYFVDQRQALHFQQVFAVARKAGFVTHPMEMEHMGFGTMNGADGRPFKTRDGGTVKLIDLLTEAEERAYALVKEKNPQLPEADLRSIAKVVGIDSVKYADLSKHRTSDYSFNFDLMLNFEGNTAPYLLYAYTRAAGVFRKLGKDFSEVGGQIELHAPQELELAAKLAQFGEILNNVADKGTPHILCTYLYDVAGLFSSFYENCPILAAETPTQMHSRLRLTELTRRTLKQGLELLGLKVLEQM